Proteins encoded within one genomic window of Streptomyces kaniharaensis:
- a CDS encoding metallophosphoesterase family protein yields the protein MRPEHPGDWLLVAGDLGEVFADVAWALETLSRHYARVIWTPGNHELWVTPDDPVQLRGEQRYLRLVELCRSLGVLTPEDPYPVWVGPGGPLVVAPLFLLYDYSFRTPTADTGAQALEQAYEAGVVCSDEFLLHPDPYPGRAEWCRARIVATEARLAECDPELSTVLVNHYPLLREPTDILRHPEFAQWCGTELTADWHLRFRAAAVVYGHLHVPRTTWHDGVRFEEVSVGYPREWQRPGHPRTVPRRIFPEPGWGR from the coding sequence ATGCGGCCCGAGCACCCCGGCGACTGGCTCCTCGTCGCCGGCGACCTCGGCGAGGTCTTCGCCGACGTCGCCTGGGCCCTGGAAACGCTGAGCCGCCACTACGCGCGCGTGATCTGGACCCCCGGCAACCACGAACTGTGGGTCACGCCGGACGACCCGGTCCAACTCCGCGGCGAGCAGCGCTATCTGCGCCTGGTGGAACTCTGCCGCTCGCTCGGGGTGCTCACCCCGGAGGACCCGTACCCGGTCTGGGTCGGCCCGGGCGGACCGCTCGTCGTCGCACCGCTCTTCCTGCTGTACGACTACAGCTTCCGCACCCCGACGGCCGACACCGGTGCCCAGGCGCTCGAACAGGCCTACGAGGCCGGGGTGGTGTGCAGCGACGAGTTCCTGCTGCACCCCGACCCGTACCCGGGCCGCGCCGAATGGTGCCGCGCCCGGATCGTCGCCACCGAGGCCCGACTCGCCGAGTGCGACCCCGAGTTGAGCACCGTCCTGGTCAACCACTACCCGCTGCTGCGCGAACCCACCGACATCCTGCGCCATCCGGAGTTCGCCCAGTGGTGCGGCACCGAGCTGACCGCCGACTGGCACCTGCGCTTCCGGGCCGCCGCCGTCGTCTACGGGCACCTGCACGTCCCCCGCACCACGTGGCACGACGGGGTGCGGTTCGAGGAGGTCTCGGTCGGCTACCCCCGCGAGTGGCAGCGGCCCGGGCACCCGAGGACCGTGCCGCGCAGGATCTTTCCCGAGCCCGGGTGGGGGCGGTGA
- a CDS encoding polyprenyl synthetase family protein, protein MRRVETRLGGLLTQERDRRVAADGYAACLVGDIGALVRVGYRIRAAVCVTGYLAAGGDPKGAEIVDAAAALELLDTSHLIRHDTRDGAVLRRGLPTLHVSHAAEHERNGWRGESRRFGEGMAVLAGDLALALADRLAVGLPQRARSVWDELRTDRVLGAYSEAARAGEYRDEPWPAECLGDCGHGCAAGWYAVEQPLLLGAALAGRRDLDPHYGELGRAVHAGWRLRGFLGGGQGFDGMARLLREVLFDQDSHDRAELLITEQLDRARAALRAAPLRADWRAELYDCLEALTRP, encoded by the coding sequence ATGCGTCGCGTCGAAACCCGGCTGGGGGGGCTGCTCACCCAGGAGCGCGACCGCCGCGTGGCCGCCGACGGCTACGCCGCCTGCCTGGTCGGCGACATCGGCGCGCTGGTGCGGGTCGGCTACCGGATCCGTGCCGCCGTCTGCGTCACCGGCTACCTCGCCGCCGGCGGCGACCCGAAGGGCGCCGAGATCGTCGACGCGGCGGCCGCCCTCGAACTCCTCGACACCTCCCACCTGATCCGCCACGACACCCGCGACGGCGCGGTGCTGCGCCGCGGACTGCCCACCCTGCACGTCAGCCACGCCGCCGAACACGAGCGCAACGGCTGGCGCGGCGAGTCCCGCCGCTTCGGCGAGGGCATGGCCGTCCTCGCCGGCGACCTCGCGCTCGCCCTCGCCGACCGGCTCGCCGTCGGCCTGCCCCAGCGTGCCCGCAGCGTCTGGGACGAACTGCGCACCGACCGGGTGCTCGGCGCGTACAGCGAAGCCGCCCGGGCCGGCGAGTACCGCGACGAGCCCTGGCCCGCCGAATGCCTCGGCGACTGCGGGCACGGCTGTGCCGCCGGCTGGTACGCGGTGGAACAGCCGTTGCTGCTCGGCGCCGCCCTCGCCGGCCGGCGCGACCTCGACCCGCACTACGGCGAGCTCGGCCGGGCCGTGCACGCCGGCTGGCGGCTGCGCGGCTTCCTCGGCGGCGGGCAGGGCTTCGACGGGATGGCCCGGCTGCTGCGCGAGGTCCTGTTCGACCAGGACAGCCACGACCGCGCCGAACTGCTCATCACCGAACAGCTCGACCGCGCCCGGGCCGCCCTGCGGGCCGCACCGCTGCGGGCGGACTGGCGGGCCGAGCTGTACGACTGCCTGGAGGCGCTCACCCGGCCGTGA
- a CDS encoding AMP-binding protein, which translates to MNPRAAAAGPGLTPAVLDAVTVPPHVAEGYRAEGWWRTETFLHDLLRTAARAPERPAVIAHRLHRPAGRRVQTVGYAQLAAYVERFAAALYALGVREGDPVAYQLPNWWETTALTLACLRLGAVAAPVLPTVRTHELAQTLRLTGARVCVVPDVWEGHPHAEALADLAADLPWLRHRVVLGDAAATGAVDFTTHFLRTPHERALRPPQPRADADRPALAVSVMNVDAAASCVLHTPNTLYANISAQHDPTGPGRRPGEVFYSALPLTSLASLLYTVYWPLAVGGTGVCQDVWDPDVCLDLLDTAAVDQAYAAPVYWTEVLAAQRRRPRTPHRLRLVLSGGRTGTPGPLLDDLGRALDTSVRTLWGAPEVGMGTLTKGDTPAEREGRSDGLPLDGLQISVLPRPGHAGAKAGALRVRGPSVCLARWHHGEPTPVATWADGDGWLGTGDTALGDGLGGIRVTERAGTRTGSIFMAPVDRIERELLEHPAVAEAAVVAHTDPDLGERTCAVVVPASDQPPPALLELREHLAGGGTGEAFLPTRLELVSALPRDEHGAVRHEGLRRWISRLLPGQPRTTPFTGT; encoded by the coding sequence GTGAACCCCCGGGCCGCCGCGGCCGGCCCCGGCCTGACCCCGGCCGTCCTCGACGCCGTCACCGTCCCGCCGCACGTCGCCGAGGGCTACCGGGCCGAGGGCTGGTGGCGCACCGAGACCTTCCTGCACGACCTGCTGCGCACCGCCGCCCGCGCCCCCGAGCGCCCGGCGGTGATCGCGCACCGGCTGCACCGCCCGGCCGGCCGCCGCGTCCAGACCGTCGGCTACGCCCAACTCGCCGCCTACGTCGAGCGGTTCGCCGCCGCCCTGTACGCACTCGGGGTTCGCGAGGGCGATCCCGTCGCCTACCAGCTGCCCAACTGGTGGGAGACCACCGCGCTGACCCTGGCCTGCCTGCGCCTCGGCGCGGTCGCGGCGCCCGTCCTGCCGACGGTGCGCACCCACGAGCTGGCGCAGACGCTGCGGCTGACCGGCGCCCGGGTGTGCGTCGTGCCGGACGTCTGGGAAGGCCATCCGCACGCCGAGGCGTTGGCGGATCTGGCCGCCGACCTGCCGTGGCTGCGCCACCGGGTGGTCCTGGGGGACGCCGCGGCCACCGGAGCGGTGGACTTCACGACCCACTTCCTGCGCACCCCCCACGAACGGGCCCTGCGCCCGCCGCAGCCGCGCGCCGACGCCGACCGGCCCGCCCTCGCCGTCTCGGTGATGAACGTGGACGCCGCCGCCTCCTGCGTCCTGCACACCCCGAACACGCTGTACGCCAACATCAGCGCGCAGCACGACCCCACCGGGCCGGGCCGCCGCCCCGGGGAGGTGTTCTACTCCGCGCTGCCCCTGACCTCGCTGGCCTCGCTGCTGTACACGGTGTACTGGCCGCTGGCGGTCGGCGGCACCGGGGTCTGCCAGGACGTGTGGGACCCGGACGTCTGCCTCGACCTGCTCGACACGGCGGCCGTCGACCAGGCCTACGCCGCCCCGGTGTACTGGACGGAGGTGCTGGCCGCGCAGCGCCGCCGCCCGCGCACCCCGCACCGCCTGCGACTGGTCCTGTCCGGCGGCCGGACCGGCACCCCGGGCCCGCTGCTGGACGACCTCGGCCGGGCGCTCGACACCTCGGTGCGGACCCTGTGGGGCGCGCCCGAGGTCGGCATGGGCACCCTGACGAAGGGCGACACCCCGGCCGAGCGCGAGGGCCGCAGCGACGGACTGCCGCTGGACGGCCTCCAGATCTCGGTGCTCCCCCGCCCGGGCCACGCCGGCGCGAAGGCGGGCGCGCTGCGCGTGCGCGGCCCCTCGGTGTGCCTGGCGCGGTGGCACCACGGCGAGCCGACCCCGGTCGCGACCTGGGCGGACGGCGACGGCTGGCTCGGCACGGGCGACACGGCGCTCGGCGACGGCCTGGGCGGGATCCGGGTGACCGAACGGGCCGGCACCCGCACCGGCAGCATCTTCATGGCGCCGGTGGACCGGATCGAACGGGAACTGCTGGAGCATCCGGCCGTGGCCGAGGCGGCGGTCGTCGCCCACACGGATCCGGACCTCGGCGAGCGCACCTGCGCCGTGGTGGTGCCCGCGTCGGACCAGCCTCCGCCCGCGCTGCTGGAGCTGCGCGAGCACCTGGCCGGGGGCGGCACCGGCGAGGCGTTCCTGCCGACCCGGCTGGAACTGGTGAGCGCGCTGCCCCGGGACGAGCACGGCGCCGTCCGGCACGAGGGCCTGCGCCGCTGGATCTCCCGGCTGCTGCCGGGCCAGCCGCGCACGACACCGTTCACGGGCACCTGA
- a CDS encoding ATP-binding protein, with protein sequence METSVATPYVPAAAGPAGPPAPTAATAGPIGREADLLALDGRLHDPGIRLITLIGPAGVGKSRLAEHAARAARGAFRAVATPDLGSTDDPAASAERIARAARALRGTSDAGPGRHAGTTGQDAGSTGTDEPAGRRLLVLDGCDHDGRPDPAALAALLDAEPGLTVLATALRPLGLYGEQLVPVGPLAVPGDEVGDSPDELLRVPSVALFVRRAAQARPGFALTEENATAVADLCRLLEGLPLAVELAAGRLRLFQPQELLDQLRRAGVSSLAGGPAYAPARHRSLAALAQWHCAGLDPSELALLERLAVHVGGFAASAVERPDAAAFESLLDHGVVTVAGPRFVVPEPVRSNCLALLDGSVRDQHAERYQQLVAAAAPRLAGTEQAHWLGVLAAEGPNIEAALDRFQERGAHQAAAATAVACLESWLARGLLREGLDRYDRLAATTGLPEQLTAQLTDASGTLALALGDPADAAERHRQAQAAGRRAGDRRLVALATARLGSAQLAAGDLPAARAALESALAAQESMGAAGQAARTATALARTLRAQGQLRPAVAALERALTGARRTRDGRGLAQALHLAAAVATDRGDHAEADRHLRECLALHRTNGERTELPTALESFALLTLAAAPTQQPRVVRLIAAATRLRQCLGTAPDTPTGTALDEALGGLRARLGWTGFTVAHAEGLRLDPAEAVLEALSAPEAGRPAKEAEDKDQQQLTPRQLQVAMLVSEGLTNRQIAERLGLSEWTAVNHVRQVMRRLGCTSRVQVAWSLGRRP encoded by the coding sequence GTGGAGACCAGCGTTGCCACCCCGTACGTGCCTGCGGCGGCCGGGCCTGCCGGTCCTCCGGCGCCGACGGCCGCGACTGCCGGGCCGATCGGGCGGGAGGCCGATCTGCTCGCGCTGGACGGGCGGCTGCACGATCCGGGGATCCGGCTGATCACGTTGATCGGGCCGGCGGGCGTCGGCAAGAGCCGGCTGGCGGAACACGCGGCCCGAGCCGCCCGCGGCGCGTTCCGGGCGGTGGCCACACCGGACCTCGGCAGCACCGACGATCCGGCCGCATCCGCCGAGCGCATCGCCCGCGCGGCCCGGGCCCTTCGGGGCACGTCCGACGCCGGGCCCGGCCGACACGCCGGAACCACCGGCCAGGACGCCGGAAGCACCGGCACCGACGAGCCCGCCGGGCGGCGGCTGCTCGTGCTCGACGGGTGCGACCACGACGGGCGTCCCGATCCGGCCGCGCTGGCGGCGTTGCTGGACGCCGAACCGGGCCTGACGGTGCTCGCGACCGCCCTGCGGCCGCTCGGGCTGTACGGCGAGCAGCTGGTGCCGGTCGGCCCGCTGGCGGTGCCCGGCGACGAGGTGGGGGACAGTCCGGACGAACTGCTCCGGGTGCCCTCGGTGGCGCTCTTCGTGCGGCGAGCGGCCCAGGCGCGGCCGGGGTTCGCACTGACGGAGGAGAACGCCACCGCCGTCGCGGACCTCTGCCGGCTGCTCGAAGGGCTGCCGCTGGCCGTCGAGTTGGCGGCCGGACGGTTGCGGCTGTTCCAGCCGCAGGAGTTGCTGGACCAGCTGCGCCGCGCCGGGGTGAGCTCGCTGGCCGGGGGTCCCGCGTACGCGCCGGCGCGGCACCGTTCGCTGGCGGCTCTCGCGCAGTGGCACTGCGCGGGGCTGGATCCGTCCGAACTGGCGCTGCTGGAGCGGCTGGCCGTCCACGTCGGCGGGTTCGCCGCTAGCGCCGTCGAGCGCCCGGACGCGGCGGCCTTCGAATCGCTGCTGGACCACGGTGTGGTCACCGTCGCCGGGCCCCGGTTCGTCGTCCCCGAGCCGGTGCGCTCCAACTGCCTTGCGCTGCTGGACGGTTCCGTCCGCGACCAGCACGCCGAGCGGTACCAGCAGCTGGTGGCCGCCGCCGCGCCCCGCCTGGCCGGGACCGAACAGGCCCACTGGCTCGGCGTGCTGGCCGCCGAGGGGCCGAACATCGAGGCCGCGCTGGACCGCTTCCAGGAGCGCGGCGCCCACCAGGCCGCAGCAGCCACGGCGGTCGCCTGCCTGGAGTCCTGGCTGGCCCGGGGGCTGCTGCGCGAGGGGCTCGACCGGTACGACCGCCTCGCCGCCACCACCGGCCTGCCCGAACAGCTCACCGCCCAACTCACCGACGCCTCCGGCACCCTGGCCCTCGCCCTCGGCGACCCGGCCGACGCCGCCGAGCGCCACCGGCAGGCCCAGGCGGCGGGCCGGCGCGCCGGCGACCGCCGGCTCGTCGCCCTGGCCACCGCCCGGCTCGGCTCGGCCCAGCTGGCGGCGGGCGACCTGCCGGCCGCGCGCGCCGCCCTGGAGTCGGCGCTGGCCGCCCAGGAGTCGATGGGCGCGGCGGGCCAGGCCGCCCGGACGGCCACCGCGCTGGCCCGCACGCTCCGGGCGCAGGGCCAGCTGCGGCCCGCCGTCGCCGCACTGGAGCGCGCGCTGACCGGCGCCCGCCGCACCCGCGACGGCCGGGGCTTGGCGCAGGCGCTCCACCTGGCCGCGGCCGTCGCCACGGACCGGGGCGACCACGCCGAGGCCGACCGCCACCTGCGCGAGTGCCTCGCCCTCCACCGCACCAACGGCGAACGGACCGAACTGCCCACCGCTCTGGAGTCGTTCGCCCTGCTGACGCTCGCCGCGGCACCGACCCAGCAGCCGCGGGTCGTCCGGCTGATCGCCGCCGCGACCCGCCTGCGCCAGTGCCTCGGCACGGCGCCCGACACCCCCACCGGCACGGCCCTCGACGAGGCGCTCGGCGGCCTGCGCGCCCGCCTGGGCTGGACCGGCTTCACCGTCGCCCACGCCGAGGGCCTGCGCCTGGACCCGGCCGAGGCCGTCCTGGAGGCACTGTCCGCGCCCGAGGCCGGCCGCCCCGCCAAGGAGGCCGAGGACAAGGACCAGCAGCAGCTCACCCCACGCCAGCTCCAAGTGGCGATGCTGGTCTCGGAGGGTCTGACGAATCGTCAGATCGCCGAACGCCTCGGCCTGTCGGAGTGGACGGCGGTCAACCACGTGCGTCAGGTGATGCGCCGCCTGGGCTGCACCTCCCGCGTGCAGGTCGCCTGGTCCCTCGGGCGGCGGCCGTGA
- a CDS encoding AfsR/SARP family transcriptional regulator: MRFRILGPLEIAGDPDAPDAGSRVPRAPKLRAVLGTLLVRANEVVSVDSLIDELWPDAPPRTATSTLHVYVSHLRKLLRAADANQGPGTLLTRSPGYLLAARTDELDATVFTELHEQATTALEEARYARAVELEQRATRLWRGPLLSDTPHGLLLESAATRLGEARLAAVEQRILAELHLGRGAALVSELQALTTEHPLREEFHAQLMLALCRSGQQAEALRVYSHVRRTLIDELGIEPGPRLRRLQQQVLDGDEALLPPGRAELADLAPALDASPVAEEPAVTAPVSLLPAPDPGFTGRAEQLDQIEHLLLTAPPGGWVAVLGMPGSGTSAVAAVAARRVADAFPHGLVYLDLRPSHGPQLGPVEAAAALLRRAGAAPVREPVEELQLLLARRRMLLVLDHAATEEQIRPLLPTTPGSTALVTGRLAPTGPAGMLPVVLGGLTRSEARQLLGTPDHAAADEITRLCGGLPLALRTVAAHLAARPELTAAAFAARLREERTRLTVLRVGGLDVRARLHGAYARLADGERDAFRLLGLLPRGRFGLGAAAAVLGRDPVEAAVLAEALVGRHLLAPVGADAYAQHELLRLLARHLLAEQDGTRTVRAATARMCEWYAQEAEAAARMPGASVVAPEGPPRRIELVYALRAAHEAGLWPLTVRLADALSIPLERDGAWDDWATAHRLALDAARRGGDRRAEARMLRSIGELAWYQRDLTRAADCYRQAARLATDPAEYARILVGQAELLLDEGAADEARALLDPATAALHDGPPGRSHFELHRALALVALERGTPEAARESFAECARIAAALRDPRLESYARRRLRTVDDSPEALEIRPGLWRLRPPATAVRTPVDGDVLAGVGSE; the protein is encoded by the coding sequence ATGAGGTTCCGGATACTGGGGCCGCTGGAGATCGCCGGCGACCCGGACGCTCCCGACGCCGGGAGCAGGGTGCCGCGCGCCCCCAAACTCCGGGCCGTCCTGGGCACCCTTCTGGTCCGCGCCAACGAGGTCGTGTCGGTCGACAGCCTGATCGACGAGCTGTGGCCCGACGCCCCGCCGCGCACCGCCACCAGCACCCTCCACGTGTACGTCTCCCACCTGCGCAAGCTGCTGCGCGCCGCCGACGCGAACCAGGGTCCCGGCACCCTCCTCACCCGCAGCCCCGGCTACCTGCTCGCCGCCCGCACCGACGAGCTGGACGCCACCGTCTTCACCGAGCTGCACGAACAGGCCACCACCGCACTGGAGGAGGCCAGGTACGCCCGCGCCGTCGAACTCGAACAGCGCGCCACCCGGCTCTGGCGCGGCCCGCTGCTCTCCGACACCCCGCACGGCCTGCTGCTGGAGAGCGCCGCCACCCGGCTCGGCGAGGCGCGCCTGGCCGCCGTCGAGCAGCGCATCCTCGCCGAACTGCACCTCGGCCGCGGCGCCGCGCTGGTCAGCGAGCTCCAGGCGCTGACCACCGAGCACCCGTTGCGCGAGGAGTTCCACGCCCAGCTGATGCTGGCCCTGTGCCGCAGCGGGCAGCAGGCCGAGGCGCTGCGGGTGTACTCGCACGTGCGCCGCACCCTCATCGACGAACTCGGCATCGAGCCCGGCCCCCGGCTGCGCCGCCTGCAGCAGCAGGTCCTGGACGGCGACGAGGCGCTGCTGCCGCCAGGACGGGCCGAACTCGCCGACCTGGCACCGGCGTTGGACGCATCGCCGGTGGCCGAGGAGCCGGCGGTGACCGCCCCGGTCAGCCTGCTGCCCGCGCCCGACCCCGGCTTCACCGGCCGCGCCGAACAGCTCGACCAGATCGAGCACCTGCTGCTCACCGCCCCGCCGGGCGGCTGGGTCGCCGTCCTCGGCATGCCCGGCAGCGGCACCTCGGCGGTGGCCGCCGTCGCGGCCCGCCGGGTCGCCGACGCCTTCCCGCACGGGCTCGTCTACCTCGACCTGCGCCCCTCGCACGGGCCGCAGCTGGGGCCCGTCGAGGCGGCGGCGGCGCTGCTGCGGCGGGCCGGGGCCGCGCCGGTCCGGGAACCGGTGGAGGAGCTGCAACTGCTGCTCGCCCGGCGCCGCATGCTGCTCGTCCTCGACCACGCCGCCACCGAGGAGCAGATCCGCCCCCTGCTGCCGACCACGCCCGGCAGCACCGCGCTGGTCACCGGCCGGCTCGCGCCCACCGGCCCCGCCGGAATGCTGCCGGTCGTCCTCGGCGGCCTCACCCGGTCCGAGGCCCGGCAGCTGCTGGGCACGCCCGACCACGCCGCGGCCGACGAGATCACCCGCCTCTGCGGCGGCCTCCCGCTCGCCCTGCGCACCGTCGCCGCCCACCTGGCCGCCCGCCCCGAACTCACCGCCGCCGCCTTCGCCGCCCGGCTGCGCGAGGAACGCACCCGCCTCACGGTCCTGCGCGTCGGCGGCCTCGACGTCCGGGCCCGGCTGCACGGCGCCTACGCGCGGCTGGCCGACGGCGAGCGGGACGCCTTCCGGCTGCTCGGCCTGCTGCCGCGCGGCCGGTTCGGGCTCGGCGCCGCGGCCGCCGTCCTCGGGCGCGATCCGGTCGAGGCGGCCGTCCTCGCCGAAGCGCTGGTGGGGCGGCACCTGCTGGCCCCGGTCGGCGCGGACGCCTATGCCCAGCACGAGCTGCTGCGGCTGCTGGCGCGGCACCTGCTGGCCGAGCAGGACGGCACGCGGACCGTCCGCGCGGCCACGGCTCGCATGTGCGAGTGGTACGCGCAGGAGGCCGAGGCCGCCGCCCGCATGCCCGGCGCCTCGGTCGTCGCACCCGAGGGCCCGCCCCGCCGCATCGAACTGGTGTACGCGCTGCGGGCCGCCCACGAGGCCGGCCTGTGGCCGCTGACCGTCCGCCTCGCCGACGCCCTGAGCATCCCCCTGGAACGCGACGGCGCCTGGGACGACTGGGCCACCGCCCACAGACTCGCCCTCGACGCCGCCCGGCGCGGCGGCGACCGCCGCGCGGAGGCCAGGATGCTCCGCTCGATCGGCGAACTCGCCTGGTACCAGCGGGATCTGACCCGCGCCGCCGACTGCTACCGGCAGGCCGCCCGGCTGGCCACGGACCCGGCCGAGTACGCCCGCATCCTGGTCGGGCAGGCGGAGCTCCTGCTCGACGAGGGCGCCGCCGACGAGGCCCGCGCGCTCCTCGACCCCGCCACCGCCGCACTCCACGACGGCCCGCCCGGCCGCAGCCACTTCGAACTCCACCGCGCCCTGGCCCTGGTGGCCCTGGAACGCGGCACCCCCGAGGCGGCCCGCGAGTCGTTCGCCGAATGCGCCCGTATCGCCGCGGCCCTCCGCGACCCCCGGCTGGAGTCCTACGCCCGCCGCCGCCTGCGCACCGTCGACGACTCCCCGGAGGCCCTCGAGATCCGCCCCGGCCTCTGGCGCCTCCGCCCACCGGCGACGGCCGTCCGCACCCCCGTCGACGGGGACGTGCTCGCCGGCGTCGGGAGCGAGTGA